ctgatataacgaccggacgtgtccggtatgcacggtcggtgcgtccggtgcagcgtctggtgctgcgtccggtcggcccgaaaaacgcccagtgaaggggtaacggctctatttgttcgtggggttataaatagaagccatggtcggccttggggcggtagctgagcacactagagccttggtggcttgtgtagtggtgcttgggagccctccatctcacacatacttgatagtgatcatccgattatgtgagtgagcgattctagtgcagttgcatcgtgaggttgcatcgagtggcactaagtgattgagttgcaagccggtggtgcttgttactcttggaggttgccacctcttagacagcttggtggtggtctccgtggaagcctgcaagaagcttgtgcggcgctccggagaagtgctttgtgaggggcattgtgctcgccctgcgggagccgcgaagagcaactttagtaaagcgtgtcattgagctaccctcacttccggggtaggttcttgtggcgtccgacgtgcgggcttggcgggtgatgctaattagccaccgaaccaccaagtgagtagtCGACACAACGgtgactagcatgttggcaaacacgtgaacctcgggagaaaaatcatcgtgtcaaccttgttcttcccgttggtttgcattcccgtcacacaagcttgcgattacttttgtatacattgagcttgtgttgttgctttaataattagttagcttgtgtagcttgctaattatcttcttgcttgtgtagcatagaagtagctcccttgcgtggctaatttggtttgtgtaaccttattagtcactttgcttagtttgtgtagctaagtatttgcgctctctaattcggcattgattgccttgttattgagcattgctagcgagcttagttagctttgtactATTGCTTACtggcatgtgtaggagctcccttgttgcttaaagtactagtggcataggtttgtgtgaccttacttctagaattgtttaagagagctctagctagcccgtcaccttagttgcataattagtatctttgctagGTGCTAgcgaacatatatagaggggtgtagtcttggctagaccgattgttttaattccgcatttaaatcggttaaccgacgcatttaattttagaaaagactattcacccccctctagtccgccatctcgaccctacaagggtaaggaagctagtcgaaccaactaggatccgtttaggcagttggaatgtagggtcgcttataggtaagttaagagaattagttgataccgcgactaggaggcgtgtaaatatattatacgttcaagagactaaattgaagggtcagaaggcgaagaaggtggacaatacaggttttaaactttggtacacagggacagttacgaatagaaatggagtaggagttttgattgataagagcctcaagaatagtgtagTGGAAGTGAGAagacaaggagataggattatcttagtcaagttTGTCATTGAttatatggtcttgaacgtaattagtgcgtatgccccctaagtaggcctcgacgagagtgctaagagacagttctgggaagacttagatggcctgattagagctgtacccagtagtgagaagctttttataggaggagatcttaatgggcatgtaggtactacaagcgcaggtttcgaggtagttcatggaggttttaggtatggtagtaggaattaggagggggaggaagttctagacttcgcggtagcttttgacctgatgatagccaacactttctttagaaagagagaatctcatctagtgactttcagtagcggacaacactctagccagattgactttgtcctcacaagaagaaaggacaaacgagcatgcttgggttgcaaggtgataccaggggagtgtgttgtttctcaacataagcttttggtggcagactttcgtttttaggtgcgtgcccgtaggcaTAAAAAAGCTAAGattaaaagaataaagtggtggaaactgaaaggggagacgtcaaagGTATTCAGGGAAAGTGATATCAAacagggctcttggaaggaagaagatgacataaacaacatgtgggagaagatggcaaccaacattcggaaggtggcctcagaggtgtgtggagtaaccaaaggaagtggaggcgaggctaaagatacttggtggtggaacgataaagtccaaaaggctattaaggagaagaaagagtgctatagacgcttgtatcaTGATAGGAGtgcggacaacatagagaagcacaaggtggcaaagaagactgcaaagcgagctgtaagtgtggtaaagggtagagcgtacgaggatctttaccaacgtttaagtacgaagaaaggagagaagaacatttataggatggctagggttcgtgagagaaagacaagggacttcaaccaagttaagtgcattaaggatgaaaggaagcatctcttggtgaaggaggataagatccgacatcgatggcaagagttttttgacaaattgttcaatggtgagaatatggacacaacctttcagttggatgactcttttgatgacaccaatatgcgctttgtgcggagaatccaagaatctgaggtcagagaggcgttgaaaaggatgaaagaagataaggcgatgggaccggatggtatcccaatcgaggtgtggagatgcctcgggaacatatctatagtatggctaaccaagctgttcaaccatatttttcgatcgaacaagatgcctgatgagtggaggagaagtatattggtaccgatctacaagaataaaggggatattcaaagttgtactaattaccggggaattaagttgatgagtcatactatgaagctatgggagagagttatcgaacatcgcttgagagcaataacgcgggtctctatgaatcaatttggtttcatgtccggaaggtcaaccatggaagctattttcttaataagacaagttatggagcggtatagaaagaagaaggacctacacatggtttttattgacttggagaaggcttatgataaaataccaaggaatgttatgtggtgggctttggacaaacataaagtcccaacgaagtacgtcaggctcaataaggacatgtacaacaatgttgtgactagagttcgaacaagtgatggagacacggataacttcccgattaggataggactacatcaaaggtcagctttgagcccttatttgtttgccttagtgatggatgaggtcacaagggacatacaaggagacatcccttggtgtatgcttttcgcggacgatgtagtgctagttgatgaaagccgaacatgagtgaatcagaaactggtgttatgacgggagactttggagtccaaaggttttagactcagtagaactaaaactgagtatatgagatgtgacttcggcactactattcgagaggagaaagatattagtttagaaggtcaagtagtgcctaggaaggatacctttcgatatttaggatcaatgctatagagagacggggatattgatgaagatgttagccatagaatcaaagcagggtggatgaagtggcgacaagcatctagtgtcctatgtgacaaaagggtaccacagaagctaaaaggcaagttttataggacgacgattagacctgctatgttgtatggtgcagaatgttggcctataaaaagacgacatgttcaacagataagtgtcgcggaaatacgtatgttgtgttggatttgcggtcatacaagaagggatcgagttcggaacgatgatatacgggatagattaggggtagcaccaattgaaaaaAAAGCTTGTcgaacaccggttgagatggtttggacatgtccaacggagacctccagaggcaccggtgcgcagtggaatcctaagccaggatagtaacgtgaagagaggcagagaaagaccgaagttgacttgggtagaggcaataaaaggagacttaaaaggatggaatatacccaaagacttagccttagataggagtgcttggaagacagctattcacgtgcctgaaccttgattgcttctgctgagtttcaactctagcctaccccaacttgtttggaacttaaaggctttgttgttgttgtggcaCTATGAACTATGAAGACACGTTTTATGGAGAacttaatgaaactaatttgatgttgtacATGCTGATGGATTTTTCCTATAAACTTAGCCGTGGAGAAGTTTGATTCAGGATGAAACTAAAGGAACTATTGATTCAGGATGAAACTAAAGGAACTATACTTTGGATGAACTATAATTAGGAACGCATTGAGTAATAGATAGTAGATGAACAGAAGATGCTTCTGTATGACAATCAATAGCTGATTTCCAATAATCAAATATTCTGAAGGTTAAATCTCAATGGCTGACATGAACTATACAGAAGGTGACACATAGGCTCAAGAAATTTGATTTCAACATGCCCTGACATAATTTATACACAATTAGGCAATAACTAATTGCTTCCAAAGCTTTGAAACAATCTAAAGGATAATGCTATATCAGTAACAGTCTCCTTCAAATAATGAGGAAAAATTCAATTATGTAAAGTAAAACATTCCTCATCACGAGGAGGGCCAAATGTGCTTAAACCATCAAGCAGACGAATGGAACTGCCATACTTTAACTTTGTTCAGCAGCACACAATGTCTGTACTGATAACAATGATTTACATCATCTATCGAATCTTTGCAGCCTCCTACGGCGCATCTCATCAACTGAGAGTTCCGTGCTACCCCTGGCTTGATGATGCTGTCTCCGCAAAAAGGCATGGTCCTCTCGTGCAGTGCTGCACATCTCACAGATATCTGTCGAAACTGAATTGTCATAGGTGCAGGTTGGACATCTCCAAAAACCTCGAGGGCTGTCTCTTGCTGATATGCGGCGCCCAACCCTGCCCCGACCTGTTGCGCGGCCCTGTGAACGGGCAGACCGTAGAAGATTCTGAGCAAACCTCACCGGCCAGGTCACGACATTGGCAACGCTTGAAATCAGGAGAGTGATCGGATCTGGCCCATTGAATGCACGCTTCAGCCAAAGGTAAACCAGTCCAGCAAGAATCCCACCAAGATGGCCAAGAAAGGATGTCCCAGGAATGAAAACCTGGATGAGGATCAACTCCGCCCAGGCAGCATATTTCGCTGGAATAACCATCCCGTGCAGATACACAAAATCGTCCGACCAGGCGTTCAGCACAACCTTCATGGCAAACAGAACACCGGAGAATCCAACGGCATGCTGATCATAGTACGCGGTATCGTCACCGAGCAAGAGTAAGCCTTTGGACAGCAGCAGCGTGATACCCTGTGACAGGCCAAGCAGCACAGCGACCATGGAAGCAAACTCGGCACTACCCATGGATGTCTCGAGCTGAATGCCCTTCCACAGGAGGGATGTCATGTTGTAGAAGAGGTGGCTTTCACTCAGGTGATAGAACGGGGGCAGGAAGAAGCGCGTCAAGTCGCCAAACTGCAAAAATGTTCACCATAATCAGTCTTGGAGCTAGGAACTGAATACAGAGCTATATGTGATAATTAGTCTTTGAGCTCGGAACTGAATGCAGAGCTATATGTGCATGTGATTGGAAAATTAAGTCGCCATACTGCAAGAATGTTCTCATAATCAGTCTTGGAACTTAGAACTGAAATACGGAGCTATTTGTGTGGCTGAAAGATTATGCGTAATCATTGGGTGACCACGTCACGTCCTAGTCTCCTAGAACAGTTTGTGTGTCCTTACTCGAACTGGAGAGTCGAATTTGGGTACAACTTTGCAGAGTAAAATTCCAATCTATGAGTCGAATTTGGGCACCTCGACGATGAGCTGCGGGTTGAAGGAGACGTGCGAGAGCGAGGGCAGGACCCCGTCGAGCGCGCCGGGGCGGAGGTAGATGAGCGAGTTGGCGGCGAGCAGCGCGGCCGTAACGGGCGGGCGGGAGGCGCCCGCGCGGCCGTACTCGATGAGCACCTGCAGCGCCAGCAGGGGCAGCATCCCCCTGGACGCCTCGAGGCCGAAGCCGCGCCGCCGGGCGCTGCTCATGCCGGACCCCATCTCCTGAACGGCGGAACCGAAGCCGCGGCCGCCCTGCCCCCTTCGCACGCAAACCCTTGCGCGCTTGAAGCTGATAACCCCCTCCGCCTTCCTATCGCCTTGCGGGGCTTGCGGCACCGGCAAGGGAAGGCGGATGGGCCATGGATGGCGGCGATGCAATCGAACCTTCCAGACTCCCCTTGGGCCTCGGTGGGCTCGGCGCGAGATACACGAGCTAAAACCACCTGGGCCGTGGCCCAGAAACGAAGAAGCCGGAAACCGGAGGCGTCCGTTCACCGCGCCGCTTGCGCTGTCTCTCGGCGCCGTCGCCGCGCTCTAGCCCAGGTGCCGACACGCCAGGTTATCCTCCTCCCTTCCTTATGTTgaaaaccgagcacccaaaccctaaatTAGGTTATTTTCCTATTTGTTCTTAGATCTATTCTACTTCATCCGTCCTAATTTATAGATCGTTTTAGTTTTTTTATAGATACACAACTTTTATCATGTACTTAAACTTATatgatatatatacatgtattatgcctactaacttGACGTGCTTTTTTCGCCAAAATTCCCCTGACTGGCGATGCTGGTTGCAGCATTGCTGGTGCTGCATGCTGTAGTCAAGCACTCACTAGCTACATTGTGCTGGTTCTCGTACGGCAGTATTCCTCATTGTGTGATATTTTTCTCTTCTACAGTTGGAACATTTTTTTAGAATGCTAATAAAATGTTCTACCTTTGTATATGAATCTAACTAAGTACTCGATATTTTTAgcaaaactagaacatttttcttATATGAAACAAAAACGGCTCTCTTAAACCTAgagcatttttctttttcttttttttgagtgCACCTAGAGCATTTTTCTTGCACGGATTACCACCAAATGAGTCTTGGCCCACAAATGAAGAACGGtatgttcgctggttagtttcagCTAGCCAAATTGGCCCATCAACGGTATTTTTCTCGTACGGTAAACCAGCCCAGCCGGTCCAAAACAAACAGGCTGGAAGTCGGAGTCGGAACAGGCCGGAAGTCGGAAACCAGATGGAGTCGGATTTGGTCGCTTTTATACGCGAGGTATATGCGTTCGTCCAGGAGTCTACTACCCCTGCCTTTTCTTGTCCCGTTCACCCAGCCTGCGTTATCTCCGGCACCGCCGCCCTACGCCAGGTGCCCCGGTCTTCgtcggcgacgagcacccaccaggtatccACACCCACTCTCCTGCCTTCCTTCTATTGTGCGAAACAGAGCATCCAAACCCTAAATAAAGCTATTTTGCTATTTGTACTCGGATCTGACCTAATTAAGCGTATACATATATATTATTATGCCTATATACCAACTTCGATTTTTTGTTTGCCAAAATTATTGGGTGCACTGTACTTGTGTACGCGCATTTGCTGAGTCCGCCCCTACCAGGTAGCAGATTTATAGTGCGGAACTGCATATATCACATAAATAGTTATCTAGCAAGTAACAAATATATTGCTGTTTTCTTTCCCAGCAGAATCTGTCCCTGCCAAATTTCGTATAACATGATGATGAGTCTCCAAAGCCATAGGTGTTTTGTGTATGGAGTCACCAATTTATCGTCTAGTACAAATTATTTGCTGATTGCTAATGACTTCTCTTTGCTTCTGCCAGATATCTGCGAGTCAGGTTTAGCGATGGAGGCGTATGATGGGTACAAGAGCAATTGCTCTGAAGGGGTGAAGCAGCTTCCCTTGGCCATGTTTGCTGTGGAACGCAACAGCAAGAAGCGGCTGCTGTTCGATGTTTCAAGTAGAAAGATCCGAGGAGTAAGCAGCTACGTATTTCCGGATGCTACTTGTGCATTTGAGAATCGCGGGTGGCTTCTCATGATCCGACACAAACCATGCCACTTCCAAGAGCAGAGTGCGTTCCTTGTTCACCCAAGCTCTGGCAAACAGCTTAACCTGCCAGTATTCCCCTGTCGCGAACAAGGGTATGAAGGGTTCTTTGTTTTCTATGTTGGTTCTCATGGAATACCTCTAGTCGTTGCACGTTTCGAGATCTGGAGCATTGTTCCGACTGTGCACATTGCCTGCCCTGGAGACACGTACTGGAGTGCCTACAAGCATGGTGTTGAACCTCCCCACATGTCAAGAAGAATGCGCAGATTACTTGAGCGCACTTGGATCGCCGATTTAGCTTTGCTCGGGACACGGGTCATCTGCGTGGACATTAGTGGCCAAAtcctcatcttcaacatcactgaAATGACCTGGGGGAGAATGGCGCCTTGTTCGAAATGGAGCCAAGAGGATCACCATTTCCTTGTCGCGTCCCACGGGGAAGTTGTGCTCGTATCACGCCCTGGAACAATGGAGAATGCTTTTAAATTCTTTAGGCTGGATATCGAAGCAATGGAGTGGTCGCAGCTGGATGACCGAGAATTGGATGACACCAGCTGGTTTCTTTGCAACGGCCAATCCTTCCGTGTGAAGGATGCAGGCAGGAGGAGAGTCTATACATTTAGTGGTCCAAAACAGTGGAGCGTCCCGATGGATTCCTGCAAACAGACCACAAACGGAATGGCGATGGGCAGTACCGCTTGCTTCACTGGTACATCTGGGCATGATGTGGGGTTGAAGTCTATTACAAATGTGTATGCTTATGACTTAGATGATGGGACCGTCGAGATGGTCATCCCAGCATCACTCGTTACAGAAGTGTGCCACTGGGTCCGGCCAAGTATGTTTGCAACAACAGCCAAATAATCCCATATGCTATGTACCAAGCATATTATGTAGATAAAAATGAAGGCTTGTCCTTTTCCTATTCTTTTTCTATGACAGAGATGCATGCATAGTTGTAAACAGCATCGAACTGATTAATGAATGATGATCGATGAGCAGATGCATATGCGTATGCATTTTCTCCGTTCATGATGTTGCTGTTTAAACACAGCCAAATAATCTCATGTTATGTACCAACCAAGCATATTATGTTGATGAAGGCTTTTCCTGTTCTTGCATCTTTCGTTTTCCATGACAGAGATGTATTATGTACGCATAGTTGTAAACAGCATCGAAATGATGATCGATGAGCAGAGGCATATGCATATGCATTTTCTCCCTTCATGATGTTGTAGTTGTAAACAGCAAGTCAGGAGGCCGCGCTGCCGAGTCGCCCCGACTAACCCATGGCTGAGTGCGGAAATTGACGCTGTCGAGGATGGGTGAGGACGCGGTGGCGGCCGGCGTGCGGACGGGGGCTGCTGGGGACTTGGAGCGGGCATGGACTCCAAGTCTCCCACGGTCCTCTCCAACCCTACAATTCGCAAGTAACAGTAGCCATAGGTTCTCAATTTTACAGAGAAGATTGCAACAAACTATGGAAAATATGTTCCACCGCAATATAAATCGGtatctttttttttaataaaccTGGTACAACCTAAGATAATTTGGCTTTCGTCAATCTTCTTTCTTATTACAAGGTACTCTACCTCCGTTCCCTTTTAAGGCTATCTCCAACGAGAAAGACCCAACCAAAGACCCATTCCGGGATTAGGTGACGCACAGTGAATGAGT
The nucleotide sequence above comes from Miscanthus floridulus cultivar M001 chromosome 18, ASM1932011v1, whole genome shotgun sequence. Encoded proteins:
- the LOC136521350 gene encoding rhomboid-like protein 14, mitochondrial; this translates as MGSGMSSARRRGFGLEASRGMLPLLALQVLIEYGRAGASRPPVTAALLAANSLIYLRPGALDGVLPSLSHVSFNPQLIVEFGDLTRFFLPPFYHLSESHLFYNMTSLLWKGIQLETSMGSAEFASMVAVLLGLSQGITLLLSKGLLLLGDDTAYYDQHAVGFSGVLFAMKVVLNAWSDDFVYLHGMVIPAKYAAWAELILIQVFIPGTSFLGHLGGILAGLVYLWLKRAFNGPDPITLLISSVANVVTWPVRFAQNLLRSARSQGRATGRGRVGRRISARDSPRGFWRCPTCTYDNSVSTDICEMCSTAREDHAFLRRQHHQARGSTELSVDEMRRRRLQRFDR
- the LOC136522248 gene encoding uncharacterized protein, whose translation is MEAYDGYKSNCSEGVKQLPLAMFAVERNSKKRLLFDVSSRKIRGVSSYVFPDATCAFENRGWLLMIRHKPCHFQEQSAFLVHPSSGKQLNLPVFPCREQGYEGFFVFYVGSHGIPLVVARFEIWSIVPTVHIACPGDTYWSAYKHGVEPPHMSRRMRRLLERTWIADLALLGTRVICVDISGQILIFNITEMTWGRMAPCSKWSQEDHHFLVASHGEVVLVSRPGTMENAFKFFRLDIEAMEWSQLDDRELDDTSWFLCNGQSFRVKDAGRRRVYTFSGPKQWSVPMDSCKQTTNGMAMGSTACFTGTSGHDVGLKSITNVYAYDLDDGTVEMVIPASLVTEVCHWVRPSMFATTAK